The genomic stretch TTTTTGCGTGATGTTTTAATTGCCAATCCATCATATCTTAGTCCTTTATTGTATGTTGATATAGAAACAAGGATAAGCGAAATTATCGATGATATTACGGTTATTGATCAGGATAAATCTATCAATGAAACTTCATTGATGGCTGCTTTAAGGCGCAAAAAACGAGAGGTGCATGTCCTCATTGCTTTAGCTGATTTGAGTGGTGTTTTTACTTACGAAGTTTCATGTGCTTGGTTGACACGTTTGGGTGAAGCGGCATTAGGTGTAGCATTGCGTTTTCTCTTAAGAGAAGCCCATGATCATGGTAAGATCAATTTGTTGAGTCGCGAGAATCCAGAAAAAGATTGTGGTTTAATCATTTTGGGGATGGGAAAATTAGGAGCAGGAGAACTTAATTATTCTTCTGATATTGATCTTATTGTTTTCATTGATGAAACGTCCCCTCATATTGGTAATCTTTCTGAAAGTGTCGACGTATTTTCTAAAATGGTACGCCGATTAATCCGTATCATTCAAGAGCGCACTGCGGAAGGATATGTTTTTCGTCTTGATTTTCGTCTTCGTCCAGATCCAGGATCAACACCTTTGGCTTTACCAGTAAGGACTGCCTTGCGTTATTACGAAGGGCGTGGACAAAATTGGGAACGAGCCGCTATGATTAAAGCACGTCCAGTGGCCGGCGATAAGAGAGCAGGCTTTCACTTTCTTAAAGAGCTTTTTCCCTATGTGTGGCGAAAATATTTAGACTATGCTGCGATTGCTGATATTCATTCGATCAAACGTCAAATTCATGCGCATAAAAGTTACGATCAAATTGCGGCTTATGGCCATAATATAAAGTTAGGTCGTGGTGGTATTCGTGAAATTGAGTTTTTTGTCCAGACACAACAACTTATTGCTGGTGGACGTTTTCCTCAATTACGTGGACGTCAGACAGTTGCAATGTTAGCAGAACTTCATACGCTTGGTTGGATTAGTGAGGAAACGAGAGATAGTCTTATAAAAAGTTATGCTTTTCTAAGAAATGTGGAACATCGTATTCAGATGCTTGCGGATGAACAAACGCATCTTCTTCCAAATGATATTTCTCAATTCACAAGTATTGCTTATTTAATGGGCTATCAAGACAGGAGCAGTTTTATCCGTGATTTATTAAAAACACTTCAGGTTGTTGAAAAACACTATGCAGCACTGTTTGAGAATGAACAAGAACTCGGTTTAGAAACTGGCAATTTAGTTTTTACAGGAGAAAGAGATGATCCGGAGACATTAATAACATTAAGCCGTTTAGGTTTTGAAAGAGCGAGTGATATTTGTCGTATTATGCGCACCCTCCATTGTGGTCGTTATAAAGCAACGCAATCCGCTGAAGCGCGTGAGAGATTAACAGAATTAACACCAGCTCTTTTGAAAGCTTTTGGTGCAACAAAACGAGCTGATGAGGCGATGTTGCGTTTTGATCGTTTTTTACAGGGCTTACCCTCAGGAATTCAGCTTTTTAGTCTTTTGCAGTCTAATCCCTCCCTTTTAGATATGCTTGTCTTGATCATGGGGGCTGCGCCACGTCTTGCGGAAATCATTACACGCAGATCTCATGTTTTTGATGGAATGTTAGATCCTAATATTCTTTCAGAATTGCCGACAAAAACCTATTTAGAAAAACGGCTTGAATATTTTCTTGAAGATGTTTCCTCTTATGAGAACATTCTGGACCATTTAAGGATTTTTGCAGATGAGCAACGTTTTTTGATTGGTATTCGAATTTTGAATGGTACAATTACAGGAGAAAGAGCAGGTTTTGCTTTTACTGCGCTTGCTGATCTTATGATTACAAAAACATTTTCTGCCATTCAAGAGGAGTTCTCTCGTCTTCATGGCTGTATTAAAGGGGGGCGTGTTGGCATATTGGGAATGGGAAAGCTTGGAAGTCGTGAATTAACAGCCGGTTCGGATGTTGATATCATGTTGCTTTATGAACACGATGATGGTGCAGAAATATCTGATGGAGAAAAGCCTCTTTACATCTCTCAATATTATACGCGTTTAGCACAGCGTTTTGTTTCTGCTTTATCTACCCTTACAAGCCAAGGTGTTCTTTATACCGTTGACTTAAGGTTACGTCCCTTAGGCAATAAAGGACCTGTTGCTGTTTCTTTTCCATTTTTTAAAAAATATTATCGTCAAGAAGCATGGATATGGGAATATCTTGCTTTAACAAGGGCTCGAGGTATTACAGGAGATCCTGATTTTTTACAAAAACTAGAAAATGAAGTGTGTACAATTATTGCTCTTTCTCGTAATAAGAACGAAGTTGCAAAAGAAGTATATGAAATGCGCTCTTTGATTGCAAAAGAAAAGCCGCCAAAAAATCAATGGGATTTTAAAACGATGTCTGGTGGCATTGTCGATTTGGAGTTTATCGCTCAATTTTCTCTTATTACGCATGTCATTGAGTTTCAAATTGGGGCGACGACAGTCGATATTTTAGATCACTTACCAAGTAGTTTTCTTAATCAGTCATGTATTGCTGATTTACATTATGCCTATCGTCTCTATACAAATTTGAGTCAAATTATACGGCTTTGCTTAAGTGATCCCCTTGATCCCAATGATATGCCACCTGGATTAAGTGACCTTTTGTTAAAGAGCGTTGGGGAACCTGATTTGCTTCGTGTTGAAAAATTAATTGCAGAAACTGGGCAATTGGTCTGTTCAATTTTTACAAAAATTATAAAATATTAAATATCTTTTATAATGCTTTTATGAAAGTATTGAATGTAATTTCAGATAAAAACTAAACGGATATTATAGAATAATAAAAACTGTTCATTCCCTTTTTATATATTACTTTTGATATTTCATTATACGCTTGAGAGCTTTAGAGAGTGAAAAATTTTCTCTATTCATTTCTCAAGTGTGGTCAAAGAATTTTTCTGTTAAATGAGCTTATTCTAGGCATTATTCTTCATACAAAAAGCAATGGAATGACGGCTTTTAGTAAATAATACTCTTTTTGAGAGCCTAGCTTATGGGTATGATAGAAGCATATGGCTCATTTATAAAGCATCAGTCTATCAGATACACTTATGAATTGAGAGATCTTCAACACAAGAAGGTGTGCAAGAGTGTTTTTATCACACAGATTTAGATAAAATCTTATAAAGATTATGGCTGTATATGATTTCTTATAACACGAATATTACGAAGATATTTAAGCAAATAAGACAAAAAGTTTTATTGATTATCTATCTGGTTTTTCAAAAATTAATTTTATAATTATTGATATAATACTGGATAATAATGTGAAATATGAATCTATAAAAGCTAATAGAGATTAAATAAATAAAGAGAAATATAAAGAGTATTTAAAAATTTTTACAATATTATTTATTAGTAAAATAATTTAATATTTAAATATAAACTTTAATTTTTTATAATTGTGTCATTTTTGCTATAGATTTTTTGCAAAAAATGTGAAAACATCCACCATTATTTACGTTCAAATTAGCTTTTAGGGGAGCAATTATGATTAAAAAGTATTTAATATCAACATCTATCTTTTCTTTAATGTCAATTTCTGTATTACAGGCAGCAGATGCTATTGTTCCTGAGCAACATGCTCCTGTTATTACAGTGCCTGCTTTTTCTTGGACAGGATTTTATATTGGAGGACAGATTGGTAACTTTTCAAGTAAAACTGCTGTGAATTATTTGATAGATGAGACTGCTGGAAAATGGGAGGCTCTTCCGAAAGAGAATTTACCTAAACTTTCTGGTTTTATAGGGGGAATTTATGCAGGTTCCAATATTGATATCGATAATGGTTTTATTATTGGTGTTGAGACGGATATTATGTGGTCTAATAAAAAGCACACGAAAGACATCCCAATACCTCAAAACAGTCAAGCTGGAGAAACAGCACAATCTTCAAAAACAAAAAGTTTAACGAGGGTTTCTGATGACGAGGAATCTTCAGAATCACTTATTAAAGGTATAAGTCATACTTTAAAACAAAAATGGTCTGGTGCTACACGGGTAAAAGTTGGGTTTGCGCTTGAGCGTATGATGCCTTATCTTTCCGGTGGAATTGCTTATACGCAGCTTCAGAATATTTTTGGGTTCGTTGTTGATAGCAGATTTAGAGAAGCACTTAGAGAAGCAGTTGATTCGTCTAATTTGGTGCATGATGAAAAAAAGACCATGATTGGTTATACTCTTGGTGGGGGAGTTGATTTTGCAATGACTGATAATATTCTTTTGCGTGCAGAATATCGTTATTCAGATTTTGGTAAGAAGAAATTTGTGCAAGATAAAGTT from Bartonella kosoyi encodes the following:
- a CDS encoding bifunctional [glutamine synthetase] adenylyltransferase/[glutamine synthetase]-adenylyl-L-tyrosine phosphorylase, yielding MLFKGDQTKQAFLKTQLLPLCPLNESGSQWLKDIKEQARKEGLEPLVSIISENGTQINFIRSVMTLSPFLRDVLIANPSYLSPLLYVDIETRISEIIDDITVIDQDKSINETSLMAALRRKKREVHVLIALADLSGVFTYEVSCAWLTRLGEAALGVALRFLLREAHDHGKINLLSRENPEKDCGLIILGMGKLGAGELNYSSDIDLIVFIDETSPHIGNLSESVDVFSKMVRRLIRIIQERTAEGYVFRLDFRLRPDPGSTPLALPVRTALRYYEGRGQNWERAAMIKARPVAGDKRAGFHFLKELFPYVWRKYLDYAAIADIHSIKRQIHAHKSYDQIAAYGHNIKLGRGGIREIEFFVQTQQLIAGGRFPQLRGRQTVAMLAELHTLGWISEETRDSLIKSYAFLRNVEHRIQMLADEQTHLLPNDISQFTSIAYLMGYQDRSSFIRDLLKTLQVVEKHYAALFENEQELGLETGNLVFTGERDDPETLITLSRLGFERASDICRIMRTLHCGRYKATQSAEARERLTELTPALLKAFGATKRADEAMLRFDRFLQGLPSGIQLFSLLQSNPSLLDMLVLIMGAAPRLAEIITRRSHVFDGMLDPNILSELPTKTYLEKRLEYFLEDVSSYENILDHLRIFADEQRFLIGIRILNGTITGERAGFAFTALADLMITKTFSAIQEEFSRLHGCIKGGRVGILGMGKLGSRELTAGSDVDIMLLYEHDDGAEISDGEKPLYISQYYTRLAQRFVSALSTLTSQGVLYTVDLRLRPLGNKGPVAVSFPFFKKYYRQEAWIWEYLALTRARGITGDPDFLQKLENEVCTIIALSRNKNEVAKEVYEMRSLIAKEKPPKNQWDFKTMSGGIVDLEFIAQFSLITHVIEFQIGATTVDILDHLPSSFLNQSCIADLHYAYRLYTNLSQIIRLCLSDPLDPNDMPPGLSDLLLKSVGEPDLLRVEKLIAETGQLVCSIFTKIIKY
- a CDS encoding outer membrane protein, which translates into the protein MIKKYLISTSIFSLMSISVLQAADAIVPEQHAPVITVPAFSWTGFYIGGQIGNFSSKTAVNYLIDETAGKWEALPKENLPKLSGFIGGIYAGSNIDIDNGFIIGVETDIMWSNKKHTKDIPIPQNSQAGETAQSSKTKSLTRVSDDEESSESLIKGISHTLKQKWSGATRVKVGFALERMMPYLSGGIAYTQLQNIFGFVVDSRFREALREAVDSSNLVHDEKKTMIGYTLGGGVDFAMTDNILLRAEYRYSDFGKKKFVQDKVEMDYKTNDFRVGVAYKF